One Pseudochaenichthys georgianus chromosome 7, fPseGeo1.2, whole genome shotgun sequence DNA segment encodes these proteins:
- the adrm1 gene encoding proteasomal ubiquitin receptor ADRM1 isoform X1 has protein sequence MSSGALFPSLVSGSRGSSSKYLVEFRAGKMTLKGNVVTPDKRKGSVYIQQSDDSLIHFCWKDRTSGNVDDDLIIFPDDCEFKKVSQCTTGRVFVLKFKAGSKRLFFWMQEPKSDKDDEFCRKVNEYLNNPPIPGAGGSGGGSGHELSALGGEGGLQNLLGNMSHNQLMQLIGPTGLGGLGGLGALAGPGLANLLGSAGPTTTTSSSSSSSRSQSAAATPSSGGASRLSSTQAPTTPVTPAASAASPTTVAPSTPASAQTPLAPASVGSPGSHQPIQLSDLQSILATMNVPATSAAQGAAVDLASVCTPEMMAPILTNAEVQKRLLPFLPSGESLPQSAEEIENTISSPQFQQSMSMFSSALASGQLGPLMNQFGLPAEAVEAANKGDVEAFAKAMQGSKGDGKKEDDEDMSLD, from the exons ATGTCGTCAGGTGCTTTGTTCCCAAGCTTGGTGAGCGGCTCCAGGGGAAGCTCCAGCAAGTACCTGGTGGAGTTTCGCGCCGGGAAAATGACCCTGAAGGGGAACGTGGTGACACCGGACAAACGCAAAGGCTCGGTGTACATCCAGCAGTCAGATGACTCCCTGATCCACTTCTGCTGGAAGGACAGGACATCTGGGAATGTTGATGAT GACCTGATCATCTTCCCCGATGACTGTGAATTCAAGAAGGTGAGCCAGTGCACCACCGGACGAGTCTTTGTGCTGAAGTTCAAAGCCGGATCCAAGAGGCTGTTCTTCTGGATGCAG GAGCCAAAGTCCGATAAGGATGACGAGTTCTGTCGTAAGGTGAACGAGTACCTGAACAACCCTCCCATCCCCGGAGCCGGAGGGAGCGGGGGGGGCAGCGGACATGAACTCTCTGCActgggaggagagggaggcctgCAAAACCTGCTGGGAAATATGAGCCACaaccagctgatgcagctgatcGGACCGACAGGACTGGGAGGACTGG GAGGTCTGGGAGCTCTAGCAGGACCAGGACTCGCTAACCTGCTGGGCAGCGCGGGGCCGaccaccaccaccagcagcTCCTCCTCCAG cTCTCGCAGCCAGTCAGCGGCTGCTACTCCTTCCTCAGGCGGGGCCTCCAGGCTGAGCTCCACTCAGGCCCCCACCACCCCCGTGACCCCTGCTGCCTCAGCCGCCTCCCCTACGACTGTTGCTCCCTCCACACCAG cctcAGCTCAGACCCCGCTGGCCCCCGCCTCCGTTGGGAGCCCCGGCTCTCACCAGCCCATCCAGCTCAGTGACCTTCAGAGCATCCTCGCCACCATGAACGTCCCAGCAACCTCAGCTGCTCAGGGAGCCGCAG TGGACCTAGCAAGCGTTTGCACCCCGGAGATGATGGCTCCCATCCTGACCAACGCTGAGGTCCAGAAGAGGCTCCTCCCCTTCCTGCCCAGCGGGGAGAGTCTACCACAGAGCGCCGAGGAGATCGAGAACACCATCAGCTCACCTCAGTTTCAACAG tCCATGAGCATGTTCAGCAGCGCGCTGGCCTCAGGTCAGCTCGGCCCGCTCATGAATCAGTTCGGTCTGCCGGCTGAGGCGGTGGAAGCCGCCAACAAAGGAG ATGTGGAGGCGTTTGCCAAAGCCATGCAGGGCAGTAAAGGAGACGGGAAGaaagaggacgacgaggacatGAGTCTGGATTAG
- the adrm1 gene encoding proteasomal ubiquitin receptor ADRM1 isoform X2 — MSSGALFPSLVSGSRGSSSKYLVEFRAGKMTLKGNVVTPDKRKGSVYIQQSDDSLIHFCWKDRTSGNVDDDLIIFPDDCEFKKVSQCTTGRVFVLKFKAGSKRLFFWMQEPKSDKDDEFCRKVNEYLNNPPIPGAGGSGGGSGHELSALGGEGGLQNLLGNMSHNQLMQLIGPTGLGGLGLGALAGPGLANLLGSAGPTTTTSSSSSSSRSQSAAATPSSGGASRLSSTQAPTTPVTPAASAASPTTVAPSTPASAQTPLAPASVGSPGSHQPIQLSDLQSILATMNVPATSAAQGAAVDLASVCTPEMMAPILTNAEVQKRLLPFLPSGESLPQSAEEIENTISSPQFQQSMSMFSSALASGQLGPLMNQFGLPAEAVEAANKGDVEAFAKAMQGSKGDGKKEDDEDMSLD; from the exons ATGTCGTCAGGTGCTTTGTTCCCAAGCTTGGTGAGCGGCTCCAGGGGAAGCTCCAGCAAGTACCTGGTGGAGTTTCGCGCCGGGAAAATGACCCTGAAGGGGAACGTGGTGACACCGGACAAACGCAAAGGCTCGGTGTACATCCAGCAGTCAGATGACTCCCTGATCCACTTCTGCTGGAAGGACAGGACATCTGGGAATGTTGATGAT GACCTGATCATCTTCCCCGATGACTGTGAATTCAAGAAGGTGAGCCAGTGCACCACCGGACGAGTCTTTGTGCTGAAGTTCAAAGCCGGATCCAAGAGGCTGTTCTTCTGGATGCAG GAGCCAAAGTCCGATAAGGATGACGAGTTCTGTCGTAAGGTGAACGAGTACCTGAACAACCCTCCCATCCCCGGAGCCGGAGGGAGCGGGGGGGGCAGCGGACATGAACTCTCTGCActgggaggagagggaggcctgCAAAACCTGCTGGGAAATATGAGCCACaaccagctgatgcagctgatcGGACCGACAGGACTGGGAGGACTGG GTCTGGGAGCTCTAGCAGGACCAGGACTCGCTAACCTGCTGGGCAGCGCGGGGCCGaccaccaccaccagcagcTCCTCCTCCAG cTCTCGCAGCCAGTCAGCGGCTGCTACTCCTTCCTCAGGCGGGGCCTCCAGGCTGAGCTCCACTCAGGCCCCCACCACCCCCGTGACCCCTGCTGCCTCAGCCGCCTCCCCTACGACTGTTGCTCCCTCCACACCAG cctcAGCTCAGACCCCGCTGGCCCCCGCCTCCGTTGGGAGCCCCGGCTCTCACCAGCCCATCCAGCTCAGTGACCTTCAGAGCATCCTCGCCACCATGAACGTCCCAGCAACCTCAGCTGCTCAGGGAGCCGCAG TGGACCTAGCAAGCGTTTGCACCCCGGAGATGATGGCTCCCATCCTGACCAACGCTGAGGTCCAGAAGAGGCTCCTCCCCTTCCTGCCCAGCGGGGAGAGTCTACCACAGAGCGCCGAGGAGATCGAGAACACCATCAGCTCACCTCAGTTTCAACAG tCCATGAGCATGTTCAGCAGCGCGCTGGCCTCAGGTCAGCTCGGCCCGCTCATGAATCAGTTCGGTCTGCCGGCTGAGGCGGTGGAAGCCGCCAACAAAGGAG ATGTGGAGGCGTTTGCCAAAGCCATGCAGGGCAGTAAAGGAGACGGGAAGaaagaggacgacgaggacatGAGTCTGGATTAG